A genome region from Natranaeroarchaeum sulfidigenes includes the following:
- a CDS encoding TRAP transporter large permease, with amino-acid sequence MELAIIGLLFLGTLLFLYALGVPVAVAMGATVIVVMVSPYGPGMNASLLSNQLLYGLNSFTLLAIPFYLVLGRLMNRSGMTEEIFEFANAIIGHVKGGIGYVNVTASMIFSGMSGLALADAAGLGRIEYAAMREYDYDKDIALGITGSSAIIGPIIPPSVPIIIYGVLAEESIGDLFLAGVIPGLLLGAFLLGMVFIAALKRGYGGAGEFSITNVVRSFSGAFAALLIPVLIVGGILSGIFTATEAGAITVVYVLIVGTVLGDLTLTGIIEEIRDATVETFALTFIIAVAAAYGLVALELRLPMMMADAVTAVTDNPTMVLLLLVVLFLVVGTFMETIAAITILVPVLMPVVDMVGIDPIHFGIVMILSLMIGLLTPPFGVILFVLEKVTDATLEEVMYAVLPWYIPLIIVLLLVIFIPDLTTYIPYELSQ; translated from the coding sequence ATGGAGCTAGCGATTATCGGTCTGCTGTTTCTTGGGACGCTGCTGTTCCTTTACGCGCTTGGAGTTCCCGTCGCAGTGGCAATGGGTGCGACAGTCATCGTCGTAATGGTCTCACCGTATGGGCCTGGAATGAACGCCTCCCTCCTCAGCAATCAGCTCCTGTACGGTCTAAACTCGTTCACTCTGCTTGCGATCCCGTTTTATCTTGTTCTGGGGAGACTCATGAATCGGAGCGGGATGACAGAGGAAATATTCGAGTTTGCAAACGCTATTATCGGTCATGTGAAGGGCGGCATCGGGTATGTGAACGTTACTGCGTCGATGATTTTCTCTGGGATGTCAGGACTCGCACTTGCCGACGCTGCTGGTCTTGGCCGGATCGAATACGCTGCAATGCGTGAATACGATTACGACAAGGATATTGCGCTCGGAATTACTGGTAGCTCAGCGATAATCGGTCCGATCATTCCACCCAGCGTTCCGATCATCATCTACGGTGTTCTTGCTGAGGAATCTATCGGCGATCTCTTTCTTGCCGGGGTCATCCCCGGCCTCCTGCTCGGGGCGTTCTTGCTTGGAATGGTGTTTATCGCCGCCTTGAAACGGGGGTACGGCGGTGCCGGTGAATTCAGTATCACCAACGTCGTTCGGTCGTTCTCGGGAGCGTTCGCTGCCCTTCTGATCCCAGTTTTGATCGTTGGTGGGATCCTTTCCGGCATCTTCACAGCGACCGAAGCTGGTGCGATAACAGTCGTCTATGTGCTGATTGTTGGGACGGTTCTGGGCGATCTCACACTCACCGGTATTATCGAGGAGATTCGCGATGCGACAGTCGAAACGTTCGCACTGACCTTCATTATCGCCGTTGCGGCTGCCTACGGACTGGTTGCTCTCGAACTCCGCTTGCCGATGATGATGGCTGACGCGGTTACCGCAGTGACGGATAATCCGACGATGGTTCTTCTACTACTTGTCGTGCTCTTCCTCGTCGTCGGGACGTTCATGGAGACGATTGCCGCGATCACGATTCTGGTTCCCGTGCTCATGCCTGTCGTCGATATGGTTGGGATCGATCCGATTCACTTCGGGATTGTTATGATTCTCTCGCTCATGATCGGCCTTCTGACCCCTCCGTTCGGAGTGATCCTCTTCGTGCTCGAGAAAGTCACAGACGCAACACTTGAAGAGGTAATGTACGCGGTGCTTCCGTGGTATATCCCGTTGATCATCGTTCTTCTGTTGGTGATCTTTATCCCTGATCTGACGACGTACATACCCTATGAACTGAGTCAGTAA
- a CDS encoding LUD domain-containing protein — MSAVDRFSTAASNAGATVHAVDRSEAAETIAELACQPAIGTPLSFDGVSLPEMIETDPNKAELQVAESGITSAPLGVQSLGSVLIPSDERMGGPFSLFPERHIAVVESDDLVRDVETAFTRIADRYRTDGNDAVLVTGPSTTGDMGALVTGVHGPGELHIVVIDDE; from the coding sequence ATGAGCGCCGTCGATCGGTTCTCCACTGCCGCGTCGAACGCCGGCGCAACAGTTCACGCGGTAGACCGTTCGGAAGCCGCTGAAACCATTGCGGAACTCGCTTGTCAGCCCGCAATCGGTACGCCTCTGTCGTTTGATGGTGTATCGCTTCCAGAGATGATCGAGACAGATCCAAATAAGGCCGAGTTGCAAGTCGCCGAAAGCGGTATCACGTCCGCACCACTGGGTGTCCAATCTCTTGGAAGCGTCCTCATTCCATCCGATGAGCGGATGGGCGGACCGTTCAGTCTCTTCCCAGAGCGGCACATAGCAGTCGTCGAAAGCGACGACCTGGTTCGGGACGTAGAAACAGCGTTCACCCGGATTGCCGATCGGTATCGGACAGACGGAAACGACGCCGTGCTCGTTACTGGGCCGAGCACGACTGGCGACATGGGTGCGCTCGTGACGGGTGTACACGGACCCGGGGAGCTACACATTGTGGTGATCGACGATGAGTAG
- a CDS encoding cytochrome P450 has translation MSGADIGGLQTFPDALQGRDAWLDPFDWYAEMRENAPIRYDPTRQTWDVFRYEDVKTILANDDEQFSTSPRNIAGFQEPPEDEGFLLETMLLQDPPRHGELRSVVEGAFEPRSIRELEPRIRTLTAELIDEALVDANGELDVVDALAYPLPVIVIAELLGIPHDDRDQFKRWSDTIVRGADEDVDPEAFVQEQQQAGQEMAAYFLDQIERRRQQPQDDLLTTIATEEGESGQLSHREALGMCMLLLIAGNITTTHLITNAIRCFDEHDDDLFATLSDEDGSLSAAIEEVLRYRGSVQAMTRVPREDVELGGKQLEAGDGIVVWLGAANRDERQFPDADTFVPDRSPNQHLGFGHGIHYCLGAPLARLETRVVLDELLTRLSDITIAPDADLTPVRSSFIYGVESLPLRFERDE, from the coding sequence ATGAGTGGAGCCGACATCGGCGGACTACAGACGTTCCCCGACGCCTTGCAGGGACGTGACGCGTGGCTCGATCCGTTCGACTGGTACGCGGAGATGCGTGAGAACGCACCGATCCGATACGATCCCACGCGGCAAACGTGGGACGTGTTCCGGTATGAGGACGTCAAGACCATTCTCGCCAACGACGACGAGCAGTTCTCGACGAGTCCCCGAAACATCGCGGGGTTCCAGGAACCGCCCGAGGACGAGGGGTTCCTGCTGGAGACGATGTTGCTTCAGGATCCGCCCCGGCACGGCGAACTCCGGAGCGTCGTCGAGGGTGCCTTCGAGCCGCGGTCGATCCGGGAACTGGAGCCACGGATCCGAACTCTGACCGCGGAGCTGATCGACGAGGCACTGGTCGACGCGAACGGGGAACTCGATGTCGTCGACGCCCTCGCGTACCCACTGCCCGTCATCGTTATCGCCGAACTCCTCGGTATCCCACACGACGACCGCGACCAGTTCAAACGATGGTCGGACACGATCGTCCGTGGAGCCGACGAGGACGTCGATCCGGAGGCCTTCGTTCAGGAACAACAACAGGCGGGCCAGGAGATGGCGGCGTACTTTCTGGACCAGATCGAACGTCGCCGCCAGCAACCTCAGGACGACCTCCTGACCACGATTGCCACCGAGGAGGGAGAGAGCGGACAGCTCTCCCACCGTGAGGCGCTCGGGATGTGTATGTTGCTGTTGATCGCGGGCAACATCACGACGACGCATCTCATCACGAACGCGATCCGCTGTTTCGACGAGCACGACGACGACCTCTTTGCGACGCTGTCTGACGAGGACGGCTCCCTCTCGGCCGCCATCGAGGAGGTGCTGCGCTATCGCGGCTCGGTTCAGGCGATGACTCGTGTCCCGCGTGAGGACGTCGAACTCGGTGGGAAGCAACTGGAGGCTGGCGATGGAATCGTCGTCTGGCTGGGCGCTGCCAACCGGGACGAGCGACAGTTCCCCGACGCGGACACGTTCGTCCCCGACCGGTCGCCGAACCAGCATCTCGGGTTCGGTCATGGGATCCACTACTGTCTGGGTGCACCGCTGGCCAGACTCGAAACGCGGGTCGTCCTCGACGAGCTGCTGACCCGCCTCTCCGACATAACTATCGCGCCGGACGCCGATCTCACCCCGGTTCGGAGCTCGTTTATTTACGGCGTCGAATCGTTGCCTCTCCGGTTCGAGCGCGACGAGTGA
- a CDS encoding SIR2 family NAD-dependent protein deacylase: MDDTLTALAEDLQAADSAVALTGAGLSTASGIPSFRGEDGIWGEEFDPQSFHRRRFRRDPGGFWEDRLRLQERMLPEDVAPNAAHNALARLEREGPLTAVITQNTDGLHAEAGTERLIELHGNARRVVCGDCGTQWDAEWAFDLVEDGDGPPTCECGGIYKPDVVLFGEDLTPEALSTARELVADSDVLIVAGSSLQVQPAASLPARRDGATLAVINYDLTPFTASADYDFRADVTEVLPALADAVCGL; encoded by the coding sequence ATGGACGACACGCTGACAGCGCTTGCGGAGGACCTGCAGGCAGCCGACTCGGCGGTCGCCCTGACCGGGGCGGGCCTGAGTACCGCATCGGGGATCCCCTCCTTTCGCGGCGAGGATGGCATCTGGGGAGAGGAGTTCGACCCCCAGTCGTTTCACCGGCGGCGGTTCAGACGCGATCCCGGGGGATTCTGGGAGGACCGCCTGCGACTGCAGGAGCGAATGCTGCCCGAGGACGTCGCGCCGAACGCCGCACACAACGCGCTGGCTCGACTCGAACGCGAGGGACCGCTGACTGCCGTCATTACGCAGAACACCGACGGGCTGCACGCCGAAGCCGGAACCGAGCGGCTGATCGAGTTGCACGGGAACGCCCGGCGAGTGGTCTGTGGGGACTGTGGGACACAGTGGGACGCCGAGTGGGCGTTCGATCTCGTCGAGGACGGGGACGGTCCGCCGACCTGTGAGTGTGGCGGGATCTACAAACCCGACGTTGTGCTATTCGGCGAGGACCTAACCCCCGAAGCGCTCTCGACCGCCCGGGAACTCGTCGCCGACAGTGACGTATTGATCGTCGCCGGTTCCTCATTGCAGGTACAGCCCGCCGCCTCACTCCCGGCCCGTCGTGACGGCGCGACGCTCGCAGTCATCAACTACGATCTGACACCGTTTACCGCCAGCGCCGACTACGACTTCCGGGCGGACGTCACCGAGGTGCTGCCCGCGCTCGCGGATGCGGTCTGTGGGCTATAG
- a CDS encoding IclR family transcriptional regulator has product MSDPKNRYIKSVEHALDIVEHVSEQGPIGVSELAKQIDMPKSTVYVHLQTLKKHGYINKEDDKYDIGLRFLETGSYARRRRGIYRSAREEVDKLASEVEEAAHLGVEQNGKRVILYKSEFGDAIYDNTSTGEFTHMHWTAIGKVLLAHMTTSRVTEIVKKHGLPSATSKTITDKEDLFDALERIRDRGIAVENEERRSGVVAIAVPIFDTTTGDVVAAISVSGPRQRIVMGEEEEIKQDIIEAVRNRANVAELRYNHY; this is encoded by the coding sequence ATGAGCGACCCCAAGAATAGGTACATAAAATCAGTAGAACATGCGTTAGATATCGTCGAACATGTCTCCGAGCAGGGACCGATCGGCGTCTCGGAACTCGCAAAACAGATCGATATGCCGAAAAGTACCGTGTACGTCCACCTTCAAACTCTCAAAAAACACGGATACATTAATAAAGAAGACGACAAATACGATATCGGGTTGCGATTTCTCGAAACCGGGAGTTATGCTCGGCGTCGTCGGGGCATCTATCGCTCTGCAAGAGAAGAAGTGGACAAGCTCGCATCAGAGGTAGAAGAAGCAGCACACTTGGGTGTAGAACAGAACGGGAAACGAGTTATTCTTTACAAGTCTGAGTTTGGGGACGCCATCTATGACAACACGTCAACAGGCGAATTTACACACATGCATTGGACGGCAATCGGCAAAGTGCTGTTGGCACACATGACAACATCTCGTGTTACTGAGATAGTCAAAAAGCACGGACTTCCATCGGCAACATCAAAAACCATCACTGACAAAGAAGACCTGTTCGATGCGCTTGAACGGATACGAGATAGAGGGATTGCAGTTGAGAATGAAGAACGACGGAGTGGTGTCGTCGCAATTGCAGTTCCTATCTTCGATACTACAACTGGCGACGTCGTCGCTGCGATCTCGGTCTCAGGACCACGTCAACGGATTGTCATGGGAGAGGAGGAGGAAATAAAACAAGACATCATCGAGGCCGTTAGAAATCGAGCAAACGTCGCCGAACTTCGCTACAACCACTACTGA
- a CDS encoding TRAP transporter small permease, whose protein sequence is MEVDQSLDLSRESLFDRMVLYLASGMFSLMIVLATMQVLIRLLDLPVVAQWTEPAARFTLIVATFFGAAVASRNREHIRMTFVLDKLEERHPTVRHSFDLISIIVVVVFVLFALMGTIPAAINNWGSNLGGVGFVTSGMLYLGISGGLLCMLVYELQILYRDHLPEWLKNLLGERGGLWS, encoded by the coding sequence ATGGAGGTTGACCAGTCACTGGATCTCTCACGGGAGAGTCTGTTTGATCGGATGGTCCTGTATCTCGCATCCGGAATGTTCTCCTTGATGATCGTCCTCGCGACCATGCAGGTGTTAATTCGACTGCTAGATCTACCTGTTGTTGCACAGTGGACCGAACCGGCAGCGCGGTTCACCCTCATTGTCGCGACGTTCTTCGGCGCGGCCGTGGCCTCTCGGAACCGTGAGCATATTCGCATGACGTTCGTACTCGACAAACTCGAGGAACGTCATCCCACTGTGAGACACTCGTTTGATCTGATTAGCATCATCGTGGTCGTTGTCTTCGTGCTGTTTGCGCTTATGGGAACGATCCCAGCGGCGATCAATAACTGGGGATCCAACCTCGGTGGGGTTGGGTTCGTAACCAGCGGAATGCTCTATCTCGGTATTTCGGGTGGGTTGCTCTGCATGCTAGTTTATGAACTCCAGATCCTGTATCGAGACCATCTTCCCGAGTGGCTCAAAAACCTGCTTGGAGAGCGAGGTGGACTATGGAGCTAG
- a CDS encoding TRAP transporter substrate-binding protein: MSKSYKRTSRREVLNRTAVGLGGISIVGLAGCLGDDNGASDVTLATSFEEGHVLVDAAEEFADQVEDETDGAISIEITPGGAYGAEDEIAEQVQDGVIEMHSGGGMPYSMFAPEYYFFDNPFVVEDLDHLRQIEDSEQFGTGQEMLAEEGNQRHIGSFIYRGLRQFTSNEPIREPADLDGIDLRLPELDPWVSIWEEVGASATAVALDELYSGLEQGVADASEGDAEQISSFNLHEVQDYLSLTEHQVQAGGLYVNEDFFQGLDEADQDAVLEAAEAASMTASQQSEDEEQDIIEELEAEGMEIIDDVDQGAFLDQAEPAVNELFESEWEGTWDEWREV, encoded by the coding sequence ATGAGCAAGAGCTACAAACGGACAAGTCGAAGAGAGGTTTTGAATCGAACAGCAGTCGGTCTCGGCGGGATCAGTATTGTAGGGCTTGCCGGTTGTCTCGGAGATGACAACGGCGCCAGTGATGTGACGCTGGCAACCTCTTTTGAGGAAGGACACGTGTTGGTCGACGCCGCAGAGGAGTTCGCCGACCAAGTCGAAGATGAGACTGATGGTGCTATCTCGATCGAGATCACGCCTGGCGGAGCATACGGTGCTGAGGACGAAATCGCCGAACAGGTTCAGGACGGTGTTATCGAGATGCACTCCGGAGGTGGGATGCCGTATTCGATGTTTGCTCCGGAATATTACTTCTTTGACAACCCGTTCGTCGTCGAGGACCTCGACCATCTCCGGCAGATCGAGGATAGCGAACAATTCGGAACCGGACAAGAGATGCTCGCTGAGGAAGGAAACCAGCGCCACATCGGCTCGTTCATTTACCGAGGGCTCAGACAGTTTACTTCAAACGAGCCAATCCGCGAGCCGGCTGATCTCGATGGAATTGATCTTCGGCTGCCCGAGCTCGATCCCTGGGTGTCGATCTGGGAGGAAGTTGGCGCATCCGCAACAGCAGTGGCCCTTGATGAACTCTACAGCGGCCTAGAACAGGGAGTCGCCGACGCATCCGAGGGCGATGCCGAGCAGATCAGCTCGTTCAATCTCCACGAGGTCCAAGACTATCTGAGCCTTACCGAACACCAAGTACAAGCTGGTGGACTCTACGTCAACGAGGACTTTTTCCAGGGACTTGACGAAGCCGATCAGGACGCAGTACTCGAGGCCGCAGAAGCAGCCTCAATGACTGCCAGTCAGCAGTCCGAAGACGAAGAACAGGACATCATCGAGGAACTGGAAGCAGAAGGGATGGAAATCATCGATGATGTAGACCAGGGCGCGTTCCTTGATCAGGCGGAGCCAGCCGTCAATGAGCTCTTCGAATCGGAGTGGGAAGGTACCTGGGATGAATGGCGCGAGGTGTAG
- a CDS encoding universal stress protein, which translates to MDSILVLISDEEPNDQLLSAAVQYVSGSDTSVVVCRLVDEERYRSGIQQDARSGAEMNSVAELEESAKAEALSVSESAFPADVATTAIGIVGVGPDAVLDIADEYDCDHVFLAGRKRSPVGKALFGDLTQQVVLEFDGPVTIVTSDD; encoded by the coding sequence ATGGACTCAATACTAGTCCTCATATCGGACGAGGAACCCAATGATCAGCTCCTGTCAGCGGCGGTCCAGTATGTTTCAGGCAGCGACACCTCCGTCGTCGTTTGCCGACTTGTCGACGAAGAGCGGTACAGAAGCGGGATACAGCAGGATGCTCGATCGGGGGCAGAGATGAATTCCGTCGCCGAACTCGAGGAATCCGCCAAAGCGGAGGCGTTGAGCGTATCGGAATCGGCATTTCCAGCGGATGTCGCTACTACAGCCATCGGTATCGTAGGCGTCGGTCCCGACGCGGTTCTCGATATTGCTGACGAATACGATTGTGATCACGTGTTTCTGGCTGGCCGAAAACGGTCCCCCGTCGGCAAGGCACTTTTCGGGGACCTCACGCAGCAAGTTGTTCTCGAGTTCGACGGCCCAGTAACAATTGTAACTAGCGACGACTGA
- a CDS encoding dihydrodipicolinate synthase family protein yields the protein MDVQPTGITCPLVTPFDPRSNTIDEDALEDLTDHVLESDIDGLFPCGTAGEFASLTPEERRLVSEIVVERTSSDTTVLVGAAATTISETVSYATHADKIGADAVVVTMPYFHTATDPEGNRQFFEAVADRSPLPVLLYNIPIYTGSVIELDTLVTIASHENIIGIKDSGGDFEYLSSILRRLPDDFVVLQGYDTLLTPALRIGADGGVNAGSNVVPETYATLYETAETDRGKEFQEAIFPFFNACTEYGFAPTVKTALEYLDVLPNATVRPPLRPPSEKGRERIKTSIDSLREH from the coding sequence ATGGACGTACAGCCCACTGGTATCACTTGCCCACTCGTGACGCCTTTCGACCCGAGATCGAACACCATCGACGAAGACGCGCTTGAGGACCTCACAGATCATGTACTCGAGAGTGATATCGACGGTCTGTTTCCCTGTGGAACAGCAGGGGAGTTCGCAAGTCTCACACCCGAGGAACGTCGTCTAGTCTCCGAGATCGTGGTAGAGAGGACCAGTAGCGACACGACTGTTCTCGTGGGTGCCGCCGCAACCACGATTAGCGAAACGGTTTCATATGCGACCCACGCCGATAAAATCGGTGCGGATGCCGTCGTCGTTACCATGCCGTACTTTCACACGGCAACTGATCCAGAAGGTAATCGACAGTTCTTCGAGGCGGTCGCCGACCGATCGCCACTACCGGTATTGTTGTATAACATTCCGATATATACGGGATCCGTAATCGAACTCGACACTCTTGTGACCATCGCCTCCCACGAGAATATCATCGGTATCAAAGACTCGGGCGGTGATTTCGAGTACTTATCTTCGATACTCCGCCGGTTGCCTGATGACTTCGTCGTGCTGCAGGGCTACGATACGCTACTCACACCTGCACTCCGGATAGGTGCCGACGGTGGTGTAAACGCGGGATCAAACGTCGTCCCTGAGACGTACGCTACCCTGTATGAGACAGCCGAAACCGACCGCGGAAAAGAGTTTCAAGAAGCCATTTTTCCATTTTTCAACGCCTGCACGGAGTACGGGTTTGCACCAACAGTCAAAACTGCACTCGAGTATCTGGATGTACTCCCCAATGCTACTGTTCGACCTCCGCTCCGGCCGCCCTCTGAGAAGGGACGCGAGCGGATCAAAACGAGCATCGATAGTTTACGCGAGCACTGA
- a CDS encoding peptide-methionine (S)-S-oxide reductase MsrA codes for MFSPDRLTTYDANAPTDTATATFGLGCFWGPDAAAGAIDGVVRTRVGYAGGTTLDPTYETIGDHTEVVQIEYDPNTTSFSDLLDWAFSQHHPPTQPDKRQYQNVVFTETSTQREQLRRFIDASEWTEAQIETRLERLDAFTLAEEYHQKFQLRGTRWITDAFEEAGYDTAAVRDSPAAAKLNAHAAGHDVTFPGLQQSYEPGR; via the coding sequence ATGTTTTCGCCCGATCGCCTGACGACGTACGACGCGAACGCACCGACCGACACGGCGACGGCGACGTTCGGACTCGGCTGTTTCTGGGGCCCCGACGCGGCCGCGGGTGCGATCGACGGGGTGGTGCGGACGCGCGTGGGATACGCCGGTGGAACGACGCTCGATCCCACCTATGAGACGATCGGTGACCACACGGAAGTCGTCCAGATCGAGTACGATCCCAATACGACTTCGTTCAGCGACCTCCTCGACTGGGCGTTCTCACAGCACCATCCACCCACGCAGCCGGACAAACGCCAGTACCAGAACGTCGTCTTTACCGAGACGTCGACTCAGCGTGAGCAACTTCGACGATTTATCGACGCCAGTGAGTGGACCGAAGCACAAATCGAGACTCGACTCGAACGCCTCGACGCGTTCACCCTCGCCGAGGAGTATCACCAGAAGTTCCAGCTCCGCGGGACACGCTGGATCACCGACGCCTTCGAGGAAGCGGGCTACGACACCGCGGCTGTCAGGGACTCGCCTGCAGCGGCGAAACTGAACGCTCACGCCGCCGGTCACGACGTGACCTTCCCCGGCCTCCAGCAGTCGTACGAGCCCGGTCGATGA
- a CDS encoding LUD domain-containing protein, which yields MSSESTDDDLAAGIRHLMKTEGEIISENTRRLNVDRYRAFEELGENRHEELRERARSIKEDAIERLPELIEELTESIEANGGSVYIADNADDANEYIREVCEQANAETVVKSKSMTSEEIEVNTALEDAGIEPVETDLGELVIQIANEEPSHIVGPGLHKSRDEIASLFNQHFDPEQPLETAEELTRFARDHLAEQIDEADIGMTGANFLAADTGTMALITNEGNARKVVEATDTHIALAGVEKIVPSIEDLAPFVQLVARSGTGQPITSYTPLFSPPIDTPPVDAEEREFHLVLIDNGRLEMREDDELRETLYCIRCSACLNSCANFQSVGGHAFGGETYTGGIATGWEAGVHGQESAAEFNDLCTGCSRCVNQCPVKIDIPWINTVVRDRINRGKDPKKFDHLVDSLLPDEEPTGTDLDKRFFGNFETIAKLGTATAPLSNWVADLGPTPKVLERVIGIDSRRDLPSFASETLCEWFESRNVQEPEDPRRRAVLYPDLYTNHIDPERGKAAVRTLEALDVAVEVPAVRSSGRAPLSQGMIETAQDHAEDVTDRLTPYIEENYDVVVVEPSDLAMFRQDYQKLLDDESFGRLAENSYELMEYVYGLHENGAGLEVLSGGADSPVFYHSHCQQRTLGLEAHTVAILETMGYEVTTSDTECCGMAGSFGYKNDYYELSMEVGSRLKDQQEDASGITVASGTSCQDQIGDLTGRRPPHPIELLDPTASGS from the coding sequence ATGAGTAGTGAGTCCACAGACGATGACCTCGCGGCCGGTATTCGTCATCTCATGAAGACGGAAGGAGAGATTATTTCCGAGAATACGCGGCGGCTTAACGTCGACAGATACCGCGCCTTCGAGGAGCTCGGAGAGAATCGACATGAGGAATTGCGTGAACGGGCGCGTTCGATCAAGGAAGACGCAATCGAGCGGCTTCCTGAATTGATCGAAGAGTTGACCGAAAGTATCGAAGCAAACGGTGGCTCCGTCTATATCGCCGACAATGCCGACGATGCTAATGAGTACATTCGTGAGGTCTGCGAACAAGCAAATGCCGAAACGGTCGTGAAAAGCAAGTCGATGACAAGTGAAGAAATCGAGGTCAATACTGCGCTCGAAGACGCTGGAATCGAGCCTGTTGAAACTGATCTCGGCGAGCTGGTCATTCAGATCGCCAACGAAGAACCCTCGCACATCGTCGGTCCCGGCCTTCACAAGTCAAGAGACGAGATAGCCTCCTTGTTCAACCAACACTTCGATCCCGAGCAGCCTCTAGAAACCGCAGAAGAACTGACTCGGTTCGCACGCGACCATCTTGCCGAGCAGATTGACGAAGCAGATATCGGGATGACGGGGGCAAACTTCTTAGCCGCGGACACGGGTACGATGGCTCTCATCACCAACGAAGGCAACGCGCGAAAGGTAGTCGAAGCCACGGATACGCATATCGCTTTGGCCGGCGTCGAAAAGATCGTTCCTTCGATCGAAGATCTCGCTCCGTTCGTTCAGCTTGTTGCACGTTCGGGAACAGGACAACCGATAACCTCGTATACACCGCTGTTTTCGCCACCGATAGACACCCCACCGGTCGACGCAGAGGAGCGAGAGTTTCATCTCGTATTGATAGATAATGGTCGACTGGAGATGCGGGAGGATGACGAGTTGCGAGAGACGCTTTACTGTATCCGCTGTTCAGCGTGTCTCAACTCCTGTGCGAATTTCCAGTCGGTCGGCGGTCACGCCTTCGGTGGCGAAACGTACACCGGGGGGATCGCTACTGGCTGGGAGGCGGGCGTCCACGGACAGGAATCGGCAGCCGAGTTCAACGATCTCTGTACTGGCTGTTCTCGCTGTGTCAATCAGTGTCCTGTAAAGATTGACATCCCATGGATCAACACAGTCGTTCGCGACAGGATCAATCGCGGAAAAGATCCGAAAAAATTTGATCATCTCGTCGACAGCCTGCTGCCGGACGAAGAGCCCACTGGAACTGATCTGGATAAACGGTTCTTCGGAAACTTCGAGACCATCGCAAAGCTCGGGACTGCTACCGCACCACTCTCGAACTGGGTTGCTGACCTCGGCCCGACACCGAAAGTGCTCGAACGTGTGATCGGGATCGACTCCCGCCGTGATCTACCGTCCTTCGCTAGCGAAACGCTATGCGAGTGGTTCGAGTCGCGCAACGTCCAGGAGCCGGAGGATCCCCGGAGACGGGCCGTTCTTTATCCTGACCTCTATACCAACCACATCGATCCCGAACGTGGAAAGGCAGCAGTTAGAACGCTCGAAGCACTTGACGTGGCCGTCGAGGTTCCAGCCGTCCGTTCCAGTGGCCGTGCGCCACTATCACAGGGAATGATCGAGACCGCACAGGATCACGCTGAGGACGTCACGGATCGTCTCACACCGTACATTGAAGAAAACTACGACGTAGTCGTCGTCGAACCAAGCGATCTTGCGATGTTCCGACAAGACTACCAAAAACTTCTCGACGATGAGTCGTTCGGCCGGCTTGCGGAGAACAGTTACGAGCTCATGGAATACGTATATGGACTTCACGAGAATGGGGCCGGTCTCGAGGTCCTGTCCGGCGGAGCTGACTCTCCCGTGTTCTATCACAGCCACTGTCAGCAGAGAACGCTCGGTCTCGAGGCACATACAGTTGCGATCCTCGAAACCATGGGGTATGAAGTTACAACGAGTGATACCGAGTGTTGTGGCATGGCTGGCTCGTTCGGGTACAAAAACGACTACTACGAACTCAGTATGGAAGTCGGATCCCGGTTAAAGGACCAACAAGAGGATGCCAGTGGTATAACCGTCGCCAGCGGGACGTCCTGCCAGGATCAGATAGGCGACCTCACTGGTAGGCGACCCCCACATCCGATTGAACTGCTCGACCCGACTGCGAGCGGCTCGTGA